One window from the genome of Rufibacter tibetensis encodes:
- the paaE gene encoding 1,2-phenylacetyl-CoA epoxidase subunit PaaE — translation MSRFHKVRIKDVHRETHDCVTITLDVPEELKDTFRYTQGQYLTFRRHHNGEELRRSYSICSSPLENQWKVAVKKVPGGRFSSMANEALLPGEELEVMPPMGKFYTDLHPDQQKSYVMVAAGSGITPILSIIKTVLLSEPKSQVLLLYGNRGRNSIMFKEEIEALKNKFLDRFSLYHILSREHGDTDLLFGRIDKQKTQIFLQKIIKAEEIDECFLCGPEEMIFGAKEALEEAGVPKEKIHFELFTSADGGQKSVERKERPAGEEDRKSKVQVRLDGNYLNLEMSYYGNTILDAAAETGADVPYSCKGGVCSTCRAKVLEGEVEMDVNYSLEPEEVAAGYILTCQARPLTERVVVDFDQ, via the coding sequence ATGAGCAGATTTCATAAGGTCAGGATAAAAGACGTACACCGTGAAACCCACGATTGTGTCACCATTACCTTAGACGTACCTGAGGAACTGAAAGACACGTTCCGGTACACCCAGGGGCAGTACCTGACATTCAGAAGACACCACAATGGGGAAGAACTCCGACGCTCTTATTCTATTTGTTCCAGTCCTTTGGAAAACCAATGGAAAGTAGCGGTCAAGAAAGTACCAGGCGGTCGGTTCTCCTCTATGGCCAATGAGGCTTTGCTTCCTGGGGAAGAACTAGAAGTTATGCCCCCTATGGGCAAGTTCTACACCGATTTGCACCCTGACCAACAGAAAAGTTACGTGATGGTGGCGGCTGGTAGCGGAATTACGCCCATTCTCTCCATAATTAAAACGGTTTTGCTCTCTGAACCTAAAAGTCAGGTCCTGCTGCTGTACGGAAACCGCGGACGCAACTCTATTATGTTTAAAGAGGAGATAGAAGCACTAAAAAACAAATTTTTGGACCGCTTCAGCCTTTACCATATCCTAAGCCGCGAACACGGAGATACTGACCTGTTGTTCGGTCGCATTGACAAGCAGAAAACCCAAATCTTTCTGCAGAAGATCATCAAAGCTGAAGAAATAGATGAGTGCTTCCTGTGTGGTCCTGAAGAAATGATTTTCGGGGCGAAAGAAGCATTGGAAGAAGCGGGCGTGCCAAAAGAGAAAATTCACTTCGAGTTGTTTACCTCTGCTGATGGTGGGCAGAAGTCCGTTGAACGTAAAGAACGCCCCGCCGGAGAAGAAGACCGCAAAAGCAAAGTGCAGGTACGCTTAGATGGAAATTACCTGAACCTGGAGATGTCCTACTATGGAAACACCATCCTGGATGCCGCTGCTGAAACTGGAGCCGATGTGCCTTATTCCTGCAAAGGGGGCGTTTGCAGCACCTGTCGCGCCAAAGTTTTAGAAGGAGAAGTAGAAATGGACGTTAACTATTCTCTTGAACCTGAAGAAGTAGCCGCTGGCTACATTCTCACCTGTCAGGCCAGACCTTTGACAGAGCGAGTAGTAGTGGATTTTGATCAATAG
- a CDS encoding TetR/AcrR family transcriptional regulator, protein MIKKKKEIRREGIVVEAAKLFKQKGFAGTSMRDLAEQVKMDAATMYHYISSKDEILKTICFGVADAYVTHLQEIEDAPLSFTEKLKALVRLHIHLMTTKGPEVSVANNDWKFLSEEALQEFKSLRSQYERKLANLIEQGVAAGELQEVNTSVALFTLLSAVRWVELWWKPERGISTEELENTIITILFKGLQK, encoded by the coding sequence ATGATCAAAAAGAAAAAAGAAATTCGTCGGGAGGGTATTGTAGTGGAAGCTGCAAAGCTTTTCAAACAAAAAGGGTTTGCGGGCACCTCCATGAGAGATCTTGCGGAGCAGGTGAAAATGGATGCCGCTACCATGTACCATTACATCAGTTCTAAAGATGAAATTCTAAAAACCATTTGCTTTGGCGTAGCTGATGCTTATGTAACCCACTTGCAGGAGATTGAAGATGCACCGCTTTCTTTCACTGAAAAGCTAAAGGCATTGGTTAGGCTTCACATTCATTTGATGACGACCAAAGGGCCTGAAGTTTCAGTGGCGAATAACGACTGGAAATTCTTGTCGGAGGAGGCTTTGCAGGAATTCAAAAGTTTGCGGAGTCAATATGAAAGAAAGCTGGCAAATTTAATAGAGCAAGGAGTTGCAGCGGGGGAGTTGCAGGAGGTCAATACTTCGGTAGCGCTATTTACCCTTTTATCCGCGGTACGGTGGGTAGAACTATGGTGGAAACCGGAAAGAGGCATTTCTACCGAAGAGCTGGAAAACACTATTATCACTATTCTATTTAAAGGGCTGCAGAAATAA
- a CDS encoding S8 family serine peptidase has product MKKILTVWAFALFFSTSLFGRAVVDRQVSQALQSLGTPVEVVVTFTGDGAPTSTQLQLLQSLGLTKGITYRNLPIAGVIATQAQVDALAQSPYVRSIFLNKKLSFFNNDGNNLTGVHRLRKDQTLTARNKGVPVSGKGIGVVINDSGVDGTHDDVKLGTHLVQNVLGTTNLASLSSLLPVTYVENVPNTDTNSGHGTHCAGTVGGNGAKSNGLYAGAAPGASLVGYGSGGALFILDAIGGYDYALTHQYQYGIRVISNSWGTSGDFEPLNPVNIASKKAYDMGIVSVFAAGNDGPSSDTHNPYAIAPWVISVGAGDKFGKLADFSSRGVKGEGGTFTYEGENWNYENRPTLVGTGVDVISTRVIAPVSSLSADMDAAELEPAHVPFYTHMSGTSMATPQVAGIVALLLEANPSLTPAQVKEILQKTATNMPGYESWEVGAGYVNAYAAVDHIYRNTAFGSFQNYTRTFKGSVNTSSETQPFTINFNPAVASNNQITFNVASGINSLEAKFNAHGLLGETGNPVSLVLVSPSGVQYRSGIPVAFTLYHDRGMAVASPEPGTWILRAQGLNGLAIPETIAGTLNFSKVTGTTGLTDIAGHPAEASIKMAVSARLVDALSNGFKPNETLKRIQLAEYLMMGQGIRQFMPTNGTLSFTDLSGVQALLGESVTAKGAALRDRDHSFNGVMTPAATGKFNPTGTVQRAQLAYTLVQSLGLQQFALERNGKPVTVTIDGQSYPIEDAASIPAGLEGFVSVALDLNLINAFYSVTQGPYDLFPKMHANFKPLQEVTRAEFAVIVTRTHESWNAVTQPTATSTSATIGLPAQAKNYSYPNPFTGSTTISYTVEQAGFVTVEVYNLKGGKIRTLVNEEKAVGTYTVPFRAENLPTGTYLYKVFTPNKEVSNKMILTK; this is encoded by the coding sequence ATGAAGAAAATTTTAACCGTTTGGGCTTTTGCCCTTTTTTTTAGTACCTCCCTATTTGGACGGGCTGTAGTGGACCGGCAGGTTTCCCAAGCATTGCAATCTCTTGGTACACCAGTAGAAGTGGTGGTAACCTTTACCGGTGACGGAGCCCCAACCAGCACCCAACTACAACTATTACAATCTTTGGGATTAACAAAGGGAATCACCTATAGAAACCTTCCAATTGCCGGGGTAATAGCCACGCAAGCGCAAGTGGATGCTTTGGCCCAAAGCCCTTATGTTCGCTCTATCTTCCTTAACAAAAAACTATCTTTCTTTAACAATGATGGCAACAACCTTACAGGAGTTCACCGCCTAAGAAAAGATCAAACCTTAACAGCCCGAAACAAGGGAGTTCCTGTTTCTGGTAAAGGTATAGGAGTAGTAATCAATGACAGTGGTGTTGATGGTACCCATGATGATGTTAAACTAGGAACACACCTGGTTCAAAACGTATTGGGTACTACAAACCTGGCTTCCCTGTCTTCCCTCCTACCGGTAACCTATGTAGAAAACGTACCGAACACAGATACCAACTCTGGCCACGGTACCCATTGTGCTGGTACTGTTGGTGGTAATGGTGCTAAGTCTAACGGTTTATATGCAGGAGCTGCTCCAGGCGCTTCGTTGGTTGGATATGGTTCTGGCGGAGCCCTTTTCATATTGGATGCCATTGGTGGTTATGATTATGCCTTAACGCACCAGTATCAGTATGGTATTAGAGTAATCAGCAACTCATGGGGAACCAGCGGTGATTTTGAGCCTTTGAACCCGGTGAACATTGCTTCTAAAAAAGCTTACGACATGGGCATTGTGTCTGTTTTTGCCGCAGGTAACGATGGTCCTAGCTCTGACACCCACAACCCTTATGCAATTGCTCCTTGGGTAATCTCTGTAGGCGCTGGTGATAAATTTGGTAAACTGGCCGACTTCTCCTCCCGTGGGGTAAAAGGCGAAGGTGGTACCTTCACCTATGAAGGCGAAAACTGGAACTATGAAAACCGTCCTACTCTAGTGGGTACTGGCGTAGATGTAATCTCTACCAGAGTTATTGCTCCGGTATCTTCTTTATCTGCTGATATGGATGCTGCAGAACTTGAACCAGCGCACGTACCGTTCTACACCCATATGAGTGGTACATCTATGGCCACTCCGCAAGTTGCAGGTATAGTGGCTTTGTTATTGGAAGCGAATCCTTCCTTAACTCCTGCTCAGGTAAAAGAGATCCTGCAGAAAACTGCTACCAACATGCCTGGTTATGAGTCTTGGGAAGTGGGTGCAGGATATGTGAACGCCTATGCTGCCGTAGATCACATCTATAGAAATACAGCCTTCGGTTCTTTCCAGAACTATACCCGTACGTTCAAGGGCTCAGTAAATACTTCATCTGAGACACAGCCGTTCACCATCAACTTTAACCCTGCCGTAGCATCTAACAACCAGATCACGTTCAACGTAGCTTCCGGAATCAACAGTTTAGAAGCTAAATTCAATGCCCACGGCCTATTAGGAGAGACAGGAAACCCAGTAAGCTTAGTCTTAGTTTCTCCAAGTGGTGTACAGTATCGTTCAGGAATTCCGGTTGCATTTACCTTATACCATGACAGAGGTATGGCTGTTGCTTCACCAGAGCCTGGTACCTGGATTTTAAGAGCACAAGGGTTAAATGGATTAGCAATACCAGAGACCATTGCTGGAACCTTGAACTTCTCTAAAGTAACTGGTACCACTGGCTTAACTGACATAGCAGGACACCCGGCAGAAGCTTCTATTAAAATGGCTGTTTCGGCTCGTTTGGTGGATGCTCTTTCTAACGGCTTCAAGCCTAACGAAACCTTGAAACGCATTCAGTTAGCTGAGTACCTTATGATGGGTCAGGGAATCCGTCAATTCATGCCAACAAATGGCACTCTTTCTTTCACTGATCTTTCAGGCGTTCAAGCATTACTGGGCGAATCTGTGACGGCCAAAGGCGCAGCTCTGAGAGATAGAGACCACAGCTTCAACGGAGTGATGACACCTGCGGCTACTGGTAAATTCAACCCTACCGGTACGGTTCAACGGGCACAACTGGCGTACACTTTGGTTCAATCATTAGGTTTACAACAGTTTGCTCTGGAGCGCAACGGAAAACCTGTGACAGTTACTATTGACGGACAGTCTTACCCAATTGAAGATGCTGCTTCTATTCCGGCTGGACTGGAAGGCTTTGTGAGTGTTGCTTTAGATTTGAACCTGATCAATGCGTTCTACTCAGTGACTCAAGGACCGTATGATCTGTTCCCTAAAATGCACGCGAACTTCAAGCCTTTGCAGGAGGTAACCAGAGCCGAGTTTGCCGTAATTGTGACACGTACTCATGAAAGCTGGAACGCAGTAACGCAACCAACCGCAACCTCTACTTCAGCTACAATCGGGTTGCCTGCACAAGCCAAGAACTACTCCTATCCTAATCCATTTACTGGAAGCACAACCATTTCATATACAGTAGAACAGGCTGGTTTTGTAACTGTGGAAGTGTATAACCTGAAAGGCGGTAAAATTCGTACGCTTGTTAACGAAGAAAAAGCGGTTGGTACCTATACTGTTCCGTTCAGGGCTGAAAACCTACCTACCGGAACTTACTTGTATAAAGTATTCACTCCAAATAAAGAGGTGAGCAACAAGATGAT